One Lentisphaera araneosa HTCC2155 genomic region harbors:
- a CDS encoding recombinase family protein, whose translation MEVYQYLRISTNDGRQTTKNQASEIKKYAEENGFRIDQTIEVEISSRKNNKDRRIDELLERLEKNDILVCSEISRLGRSTSEVIDIVNALIAKEVRVIFIKQNMDIKQNDIQSQVMITMFALFSSIERSLLSERVKSSLQARKEAGVVLGRPKGNSKYLPFKKRIQKLLKKGVSVRKIALTHLPELELKNPTGLHLFIKTELTS comes from the coding sequence ATGGAAGTTTATCAGTATCTCAGAATTAGTACTAACGACGGAAGACAAACAACTAAGAACCAAGCTTCCGAAATTAAGAAGTATGCAGAAGAGAATGGTTTTCGCATTGATCAAACTATCGAAGTTGAAATTTCCTCACGTAAAAATAATAAAGATCGTCGTATCGATGAACTATTAGAACGCCTTGAGAAAAATGACATTTTAGTCTGTTCTGAGATTTCTCGTTTGGGCAGATCAACTAGCGAGGTTATTGATATTGTAAACGCTCTTATAGCTAAAGAGGTTCGTGTTATTTTTATAAAGCAAAATATGGACATTAAACAAAATGATATTCAATCACAAGTCATGATTACAATGTTTGCTTTATTTAGTTCAATTGAAAGGTCATTGCTTTCAGAACGTGTAAAATCATCACTTCAAGCACGAAAAGAAGCAGGTGTGGTACTTGGTAGACCTAAAGGGAATTCAAAGTATCTTCCTTTTAAAAAGAGAATACAGAAGCTTTTAAAGAAAGGTGTTTCAGTTCGTAAAATTGCCCTTACTCATCTTCCCGAATTAGAACTTAAGAATCCTACAGGGTTGCATTTATTCATTAAAACAGAGCTAACAAGTTAG
- a CDS encoding RHS repeat-associated core domain-containing protein: MSKELFTGDYIKIDGTKFLITNVESNVVTVDGVLSDEADYSRVSRSVPIITISKGSIQTKDELKALLRLDGYLKYDSQSIDWIFDKIPNYDLEVPLTRIARNGMSVYALSGFNGGSYTQSFSINSIGLPNNGAGSEGAIGPELPRENVKVQEIDFVDYIPHVQQTNNDFSVEAHETVIKQGTNSNSEINLVNKDLANARVHAAGDPVNLVTGEFYTEWNPDFVIPGRFSPLALNRNYHSRITYDGPFGYGWAWNHSETVFYSVDGFIFFDEERVSHIIERDQNGQFVLPPGSKFEFTEKSDTLEVRYKNNRKLIFDIDGYLIKKENPTGDFIVFNYDDDYNLTSYEDQIGREITFLYEDTNNPNKVTTVIDCAERQFKYTYSEGALTSYTDSQGRKTAYEYLTNQDNVDNDYNMTKMTLPNGDYLDIKYYQNDKVAWHQNSQGDKFHFKYSPINRYTETWNEEDYYAKIIYSEKNDVLYEEFRDFTFNTFTYDDQHNLLTKKDGNSNLWSYTYDSHNNLTSKTTPLGIKTIYVYDLNWHKPKAVYGPFKASSYGVFVNNFSTNPTNPESGIAANLIPPHQSFNYSASTGQLLNQTDAIGNPTFYTYNATTNKLEIVTNALGHQQTTIYDSNGLYVDKLIDAKNYVTDLTYNARGLKTWQKDPLSNETTYTYSNSDKLLSIKYPDDSTQTYTYNSLDKPSTTSDTLGNTTTYSYFPARDLVVGQKIASIKDPLNFEVKYEYNARGLKTAAIDKNGNRTEFKYDGAERLIEKLLPSQTRLIYQYDSNGNLLSETKYYRDTMEAQSTSSQKFFTQETTYTYDADNRKISMTTHGDKTTSYQYNDGINLTDIILPDDTRTHFDYDALNRKVAQTLNYGASDQRMTTYVYDAIGRLAQTIDPLGLVQENVYDANSNKIQQRLYNQSSPTNAIVTNFTYNEKNQLISKTDPNGTFYNDDEAFTEYYTYNSRGKMLSKIDTLDYVQKFNYDSHGNLTSAVDPLGNLTKFQYNSRHERVSSINALSHTEHFDFDPNGNLIAYTDQNKHLIYYTYNAHNQQTSSIFSDSVYGQDDQIISASTVFDGLGRVALNIDPLGNAVEHTHGPDNQLISKTLPKVDNYYINSNATITSNNSQLAGILTWDYDNMNRLKSTTDLNGNTTQFEYNAFGQKTLERNPDGTETRSLYNKRGQLTDVFTAIRTGDNNYYSNSANLAAGQHSKYLYDNFGRQTHLYQAYGTSEQTCTESQYDHNGNIVKIIKHFKNDPSKNQVTDFIFDELNRPIQTIQRGDDMDLDRITYTHYNALGQVTSTEDAEASQTVYVYDVIGRKVEEIDPDGNSMFFEYDAKGQLITQTDAEGITTTFTYNNRGLTTSQTLGQFTRYYEYDARGNLTKETDYNGTVTMYAYDDRSRLQFTYEAVGTAQYKFTKNFYDDNGNILAHTSDYQGSNSSTYRYKFAYDSLNRRIKEYDGNNKLKQFTYNNRTGLIDNIRKRDGSYIVYNYDAMARQKEVKAGPSLTNVSLKQSFTYDNFSRMTTAKEHDQNTYDQVEMIYNIFDDLVMETDPANRTTMAIYNQRSQISMLQYQSGKTLEYQHTNSGLISSIEEFDNTSKALVDYTYNARHSRTHTTMANGLEQSLSYDNRGLLASYSYSNNSNQSIYSSTNMTYDGQANLTSQHLATPTENNTRTLQYDALERIIADSRSNYNHNWTYDANGNWTSTNHNGAHENRSANNANQYNHLGYDGHQPGSSDSAKTNGNITYDGKYNYVYDWNDRLIEVRSQDNSTTIANYTYDALNRRISKTTASHTIEYHYFQSELLEEYKNGSLERLHTYGARMDEILTTEIINQDQELHYLRDSSNSVVAITDETGNLLESYSYTSFGIRTIYNQTGQEIANSAYGITAGYTGREYDSESGLWHYRNRMYSAEIGRFMQVDPAGFVDGLNLYAYVKNNPINFIDPWGLQALNLNSRGEGNFDWSTGKVTPMSMFEDQGIGLGPDGRYRKFNTNTGKRELYYNNTVVSESGSILQSDWNGNVRVLDTENASVYDYQSLTGIAISQNYEGEITYAQFNGAEQISPLKINIYKTPEPTTQGNLSGIHTDVKAEWDGYFSGESSNQFFNKQHSLLLKSNTQVKNFAYHGGKQSDWGRFGIGAAKTVASVTPILGEYQDLRVLGANDSTTSDKLVAMASLGLSVVSGTITPNFGGMLKSGKTYNKQTGQGLYALIDDVGDVRYIGRGDAPVRLKKHASSDRLGEYRGVVLRNNDLTKAQAKGLENTLIGRYGGAESVNPTTNLLNRIRSFSPMNRNATQYQNAVSPELLNDMIKKLNKARVDL, from the coding sequence GTGTCAAAAGAATTATTTACAGGCGATTATATAAAAATTGATGGAACTAAGTTTCTCATCACCAATGTGGAAAGCAATGTTGTTACAGTTGACGGTGTTCTCAGTGACGAGGCCGATTATTCAAGAGTTTCCAGATCTGTACCTATTATCACAATAAGCAAAGGCTCCATTCAAACAAAAGACGAACTTAAAGCTCTTCTTCGTTTAGATGGTTATTTAAAATATGACTCTCAATCTATCGATTGGATTTTTGACAAAATCCCAAATTACGATTTAGAAGTACCCCTTACACGTATAGCTCGAAACGGAATGTCAGTTTATGCTTTGTCGGGTTTTAATGGAGGAAGCTATACCCAATCATTTTCTATAAATTCAATTGGCTTACCAAATAATGGCGCTGGTTCAGAGGGAGCCATAGGACCAGAACTTCCTAGAGAAAATGTTAAGGTACAAGAAATTGATTTTGTCGATTATATACCACATGTTCAACAAACCAATAATGATTTTTCAGTAGAGGCACATGAAACAGTAATTAAGCAGGGTACAAACTCTAATTCAGAAATTAATCTGGTGAACAAAGATTTGGCAAATGCTAGAGTACATGCTGCTGGCGATCCAGTTAATCTTGTGACAGGTGAATTTTATACCGAATGGAACCCAGATTTTGTCATACCGGGAAGATTTTCTCCATTAGCACTAAACCGTAATTACCATAGTAGAATTACATACGATGGACCCTTTGGCTATGGATGGGCATGGAATCATTCAGAGACAGTTTTTTACAGTGTAGACGGGTTCATATTTTTTGATGAAGAGAGAGTGTCACATATAATTGAAAGAGATCAAAATGGGCAATTTGTGCTGCCGCCAGGTAGTAAGTTTGAGTTCACAGAAAAGAGTGACACCCTTGAAGTGAGATACAAAAATAATCGCAAGTTAATTTTTGATATTGATGGTTATTTAATCAAAAAAGAAAATCCAACCGGCGATTTCATTGTATTTAATTATGACGATGATTATAATTTAACTTCTTATGAGGATCAAATAGGTCGTGAAATTACTTTTCTATATGAAGATACCAATAATCCAAATAAAGTAACTACTGTTATTGACTGTGCAGAAAGGCAATTTAAATACACCTACTCCGAGGGAGCATTAACATCCTATACAGATAGTCAAGGAAGAAAAACTGCTTACGAATATTTAACTAATCAAGACAATGTTGATAATGATTATAACATGACCAAAATGACTCTTCCTAACGGAGATTATTTGGATATAAAATATTATCAAAACGACAAAGTTGCATGGCATCAAAATTCACAGGGAGATAAATTTCACTTCAAATATAGTCCAATCAATCGTTACACAGAGACATGGAATGAAGAAGATTATTATGCCAAAATCATTTATAGTGAAAAAAATGATGTCCTCTACGAAGAATTTAGAGACTTTACCTTTAATACATTTACATATGATGATCAACATAATTTACTCACCAAAAAAGACGGCAACAGTAATTTATGGTCCTATACCTACGATAGCCACAATAACCTGACTTCAAAAACCACCCCTTTAGGCATAAAAACCATTTATGTCTATGACCTAAACTGGCATAAACCCAAAGCAGTTTACGGCCCCTTCAAGGCATCCTCCTATGGGGTCTTTGTAAATAACTTTTCGACAAACCCCACCAATCCTGAAAGCGGTATAGCAGCCAACCTCATTCCACCTCATCAGTCGTTTAATTATAGTGCTTCAACGGGTCAATTACTCAATCAAACAGATGCCATAGGCAATCCGACTTTTTATACTTATAATGCCACCACCAACAAGCTTGAAATAGTGACCAATGCTTTAGGTCATCAGCAAACGACGATCTATGACTCCAATGGCCTTTATGTCGATAAGCTAATAGATGCTAAAAATTATGTGACAGATTTGACTTACAACGCACGTGGATTGAAAACATGGCAGAAAGACCCTTTATCCAATGAAACCACCTATACTTACTCAAATTCTGATAAACTTTTATCCATTAAATACCCTGATGATTCTACACAAACATACACGTATAATAGCTTAGATAAGCCGAGTACCACAAGCGATACTCTAGGCAATACAACAACTTACTCATATTTTCCAGCCAGGGACCTTGTTGTAGGTCAGAAGATCGCATCCATAAAAGACCCACTGAACTTTGAAGTGAAATACGAGTACAATGCCCGTGGCCTTAAAACTGCAGCCATCGATAAAAACGGCAATCGGACCGAATTCAAATACGATGGCGCCGAACGCCTAATCGAAAAACTACTCCCCAGTCAAACTAGGCTCATCTACCAATACGACTCCAATGGCAACCTGCTGTCCGAAACCAAATACTACCGCGATACTATGGAGGCACAGAGCACTTCTTCACAAAAGTTCTTTACTCAAGAAACCACCTACACCTACGATGCCGATAATCGTAAAATATCCATGACTACTCACGGAGATAAGACCACAAGCTATCAATACAATGACGGTATAAATTTGACCGACATCATTCTTCCAGATGACACGCGTACGCACTTTGATTACGATGCCCTTAATCGCAAAGTTGCTCAGACCCTCAACTATGGAGCCAGTGACCAACGCATGACCACTTACGTCTACGATGCTATAGGACGACTGGCCCAGACCATAGACCCACTAGGTTTAGTGCAAGAAAACGTCTACGATGCCAACTCAAATAAAATTCAGCAGCGCCTCTATAATCAGAGCTCCCCTACAAACGCCATCGTCACCAATTTCACTTACAATGAAAAAAATCAGCTCATAAGTAAAACCGACCCCAATGGAACATTCTACAACGATGATGAGGCTTTTACAGAGTATTATACCTATAACTCAAGAGGTAAAATGCTCTCAAAAATTGACACCCTGGACTATGTCCAAAAATTCAATTACGACTCACATGGCAACCTCACTTCAGCAGTCGACCCACTCGGCAACTTGACTAAGTTTCAGTATAACTCCCGTCACGAGAGAGTAAGCTCCATCAACGCACTCTCGCATACAGAGCACTTTGATTTCGATCCCAATGGTAACCTCATCGCTTACACTGACCAAAACAAGCATTTGATCTACTATACCTACAATGCCCATAATCAGCAGACTTCCAGCATTTTTAGTGACTCAGTTTATGGTCAAGATGATCAAATTATCAGCGCCTCAACTGTATTCGATGGCTTAGGACGTGTGGCACTAAATATTGATCCACTTGGAAATGCCGTCGAACATACCCACGGCCCAGATAATCAACTGATCAGTAAAACCCTACCAAAAGTTGACAATTATTACATTAATTCAAACGCAACCATTACCTCAAATAACTCCCAACTAGCAGGTATATTGACATGGGATTATGACAATATGAACCGCCTTAAGTCCACCACAGACTTAAACGGCAATACAACGCAGTTCGAGTACAATGCTTTTGGGCAAAAAACATTAGAAAGAAACCCCGATGGCACAGAAACCCGTTCTCTATACAACAAACGCGGTCAGTTAACCGACGTCTTTACGGCCATTAGAACAGGCGATAATAACTACTATTCCAATTCCGCCAATCTAGCCGCGGGCCAGCATAGCAAATACCTCTACGATAACTTTGGTCGACAAACACATCTATACCAAGCCTACGGTACATCCGAACAAACATGCACCGAAAGCCAATACGATCATAACGGCAATATTGTAAAAATCATCAAACACTTCAAAAATGACCCAAGCAAAAATCAAGTTACAGATTTTATCTTCGATGAACTCAATAGACCTATTCAGACCATACAGCGTGGCGATGATATGGATCTTGATCGTATAACCTACACCCACTACAACGCATTGGGTCAAGTAACTTCCACAGAAGATGCCGAAGCTAGCCAGACCGTCTATGTTTACGATGTCATTGGCCGTAAAGTTGAAGAAATTGACCCAGATGGCAATTCAATGTTCTTTGAATACGACGCCAAAGGACAACTCATTACTCAAACCGATGCCGAAGGCATCACCACCACCTTTACCTATAATAATCGTGGACTCACCACTTCCCAAACCCTTGGCCAATTCACCCGCTATTACGAATACGACGCCCGCGGCAACCTCACCAAAGAAACAGACTACAATGGCACTGTTACTATGTACGCCTATGACGACCGTTCACGTCTCCAATTCACCTACGAAGCAGTGGGCACAGCTCAGTACAAGTTCACTAAAAACTTCTACGATGATAATGGCAATATATTAGCACACACCTCCGATTACCAAGGATCCAATTCATCCACTTATCGCTATAAATTTGCCTATGACTCGCTCAACCGTAGAATTAAAGAATACGATGGCAATAATAAACTCAAACAGTTTACTTATAACAATCGTACAGGCCTTATCGATAACATTAGAAAACGTGACGGCTCCTACATTGTCTATAACTACGATGCCATGGCTCGCCAGAAAGAAGTGAAAGCTGGCCCAAGCTTAACAAATGTGAGCCTCAAGCAGTCCTTTACCTACGATAACTTTTCGAGGATGACCACAGCTAAAGAGCATGACCAAAATACCTACGATCAAGTAGAAATGATCTACAATATATTCGATGATTTAGTCATGGAAACAGACCCTGCCAATCGCACCACCATGGCAATCTATAATCAACGTAGTCAAATCAGTATGCTACAATACCAGTCCGGTAAAACATTGGAATACCAACATACGAACTCAGGCCTTATCTCAAGTATAGAAGAATTCGACAACACCAGTAAAGCATTAGTAGATTACACCTACAATGCCCGCCACAGTCGCACCCATACAACAATGGCCAATGGTCTCGAACAAAGCTTGTCCTATGATAACCGTGGTCTACTAGCAAGTTATTCCTATTCAAATAACTCCAATCAGAGCATCTATAGTTCCACAAATATGACCTACGATGGTCAAGCTAACCTCACCTCACAGCACTTAGCGACACCAACGGAAAATAATACCCGCACATTACAGTACGATGCACTCGAGCGTATCATCGCGGACTCTCGCTCAAACTATAACCATAACTGGACTTACGACGCTAACGGCAACTGGACCTCCACCAATCACAACGGAGCCCACGAAAACCGTAGCGCCAATAACGCCAATCAATACAACCACTTAGGCTACGATGGTCACCAGCCTGGCTCGTCAGATAGTGCAAAGACTAATGGCAATATCACCTATGATGGTAAATATAACTATGTTTACGACTGGAATGACCGCCTTATCGAAGTTCGCAGCCAAGATAACTCCACCACTATAGCAAACTATACCTACGATGCCCTAAATCGCCGTATTTCAAAAACGACTGCATCCCACACCATCGAGTATCATTACTTCCAATCAGAACTTTTAGAAGAATATAAAAATGGCTCCTTAGAGCGTTTGCACACCTACGGTGCCAGGATGGACGAAATCCTCACAACAGAAATTATTAACCAAGATCAAGAACTTCATTACCTTCGCGATAGTTCAAATTCAGTCGTAGCTATTACAGATGAGACTGGCAACCTACTCGAATCCTATTCCTACACTTCTTTTGGCATCCGCACAATCTATAATCAAACTGGCCAAGAAATTGCCAACTCCGCATACGGCATTACTGCCGGTTACACAGGGCGTGAATACGACTCTGAATCAGGCCTCTGGCATTACCGTAACCGTATGTACTCAGCTGAAATCGGCCGTTTTATGCAAGTTGACCCAGCAGGATTCGTCGACGGCCTCAACCTCTACGCCTACGTGAAAAACAATCCAATTAACTTCATCGACCCTTGGGGTTTACAGGCTCTTAATCTCAATAGCAGAGGTGAAGGTAATTTTGATTGGAGTACTGGTAAGGTTACACCAATGTCTATGTTTGAGGATCAAGGTATAGGTTTAGGACCCGATGGTAGGTATCGTAAATTTAATACTAATACTGGAAAAAGAGAACTTTATTACAATAATACTGTAGTTAGTGAATCGGGGTCGATTCTACAATCAGATTGGAATGGAAATGTAAGAGTTTTAGACACTGAAAATGCTAGTGTATATGACTATCAATCATTAACGGGTATAGCAATTTCTCAAAATTATGAAGGGGAAATAACATATGCACAATTTAATGGAGCAGAACAAATAAGCCCATTAAAAATAAATATATATAAAACCCCCGAACCTACCACACAGGGCAACCTTTCGGGAATCCATACTGATGTTAAAGCAGAGTGGGATGGTTACTTTTCAGGAGAGAGTAGTAATCAGTTTTTTAATAAACAGCATAGCCTCTTATTAAAGAGCAACACTCAAGTTAAAAACTTCGCATATCATGGAGGTAAACAGAGTGATTGGGGGCGCTTTGGCATAGGTGCTGCTAAAACGGTGGCTTCAGTGACACCAATATTGGGTGAATATCAAGACCTAAGAGTCTTAGGCGCAAATGATAGTACGACTTCTGATAAATTGGTAGCTATGGCAAGTTTAGGTTTAAGTGTGGTTTCTGGAACTATTACTCCTAATTTTGGTGGTATGTTAAAGTCTGGAAAAACCTATAATAAACAAACAGGTCAAGGGCTTTATGCTTTAATTGATGATGTTGGTGATGTTCGTTATATCGGTAGAGGAGATGCACCTGTAAGGTTGAAAAAACACGCATCGTCAGATCGTTTAGGTGAGTATCGTGGAGTAGTTTTGCGAAATAATGATTTAACTAAAGCCCAAGCGAAAGGTCTTGAAAATACTCTTATTGGTAGATATGGTGGTGCAGAATCAGTTAATCCTACTACTAACCTTCTAAATAGAATTAGATCCTTTTCACCAATGAACCGTAATGCAACCCAGTATCAAAATGCAGTTTCACCCGAACTTCTAAATGACATGATTAAAAAACTTAATAAAGCAAGAGTAGATTTATAA
- a CDS encoding cobyric acid synthase, protein MKNIAILGTASDVGKSLCAVALCRIFKRKGYDVAPFKAQNMSNNSFVTITGGEMGRAQVLQAEAAGQVPSVHMNPVLLKPSADIRAQVIVQGKVLGNRDAGDYFNDTSKIRTQAYESLNHLQNKHELIIIEGAGSCAELNLRDRDFVNFDTAHEADADVYLIADINRGGVFAQIIGTMEILPPKDRLRVKGFIINQFRGDISLFQDGIKLIEEHCQLPVLGVIPYLHRLDLDCEDSLSPEISIDPNEQFESNKVKIAILLFPHLSNFSDFQVLDNDPSLQVHYLSKVTDLSPYDLVILPGSKNVPRDLHYAAKWKTQLQKFSGQIFAICVHANLVKYR, encoded by the coding sequence GTGAAAAACATCGCAATTCTTGGAACTGCTTCGGATGTGGGTAAAAGCCTATGTGCCGTAGCCCTTTGCCGTATTTTTAAGCGCAAAGGCTATGACGTGGCTCCTTTCAAAGCTCAAAACATGTCCAACAACAGCTTTGTGACCATCACAGGTGGAGAAATGGGACGAGCACAGGTTCTGCAAGCCGAGGCTGCGGGACAAGTCCCATCCGTCCATATGAACCCCGTACTCTTAAAACCTTCTGCAGATATCCGTGCCCAAGTTATTGTTCAAGGAAAAGTTTTGGGCAACAGAGATGCTGGTGACTACTTTAACGATACCTCAAAAATTCGTACCCAGGCTTACGAAAGCTTAAATCACCTGCAGAATAAACATGAATTGATCATTATTGAGGGCGCAGGATCCTGTGCTGAACTCAACTTACGTGATCGCGACTTTGTCAACTTTGACACCGCCCATGAAGCCGATGCGGATGTCTATTTAATTGCCGATATTAATCGCGGTGGCGTTTTTGCTCAAATTATTGGCACTATGGAGATTTTGCCTCCCAAAGATCGCCTTCGTGTCAAAGGTTTCATTATCAATCAGTTCAGAGGCGACATCAGCTTATTCCAAGACGGTATTAAACTCATTGAAGAGCATTGTCAGCTTCCCGTGCTTGGCGTCATCCCCTACCTTCACCGACTCGACTTAGATTGTGAAGATAGTTTAAGCCCTGAAATCAGTATCGACCCGAATGAACAATTTGAAAGCAATAAAGTCAAAATCGCCATCTTACTCTTCCCTCACTTATCAAATTTTAGTGACTTCCAAGTTCTCGATAATGATCCCTCCCTACAAGTACACTACTTAAGCAAGGTCACTGATTTAAGTCCTTATGATTTAGTCATTCTTCCTGGCTCCAAAAATGTCCCCCGCGACCTTCATTATGCCGCCAAATGGAAAACCCAACTACAAAAATTTTCAGGACAAATTTTCGCTATATGTGTGCATGCAAATCTCGTGAAGTATCGATGA
- a CDS encoding NAD(P)/FAD-dependent oxidoreductase, protein MKKVVIIGGGFAGINAARNLGNKEGFDVTLIDRRNHHLFQPLLYQVAMAGLSPADIAAPIRTILKKYKNIKVVMDYAKKIDPEDKKVICKAGEYDFDLLIMACGARHSYFGHNEWEKYAPGLKTINQATEIRRRVFMAFEKAEKTENDLEMSKHLTFVIVGAGPTGVELAGAIGEMNRYTLGDEFSQLDVSKTRVLLIEAGPRILAAFDEDQSQRAQSDLVKLGVDVRLGQAVTHIDDQCVKLGDETIQTSTVLWAAGVEASRLGKSLPVELDRAGRVPIEEDLSMKQFPYIFVAGDQANFTGKDGRPLPGMAPVAMQQGRYLAKLLVAREKGKDIGGFKYVDKGKMATIGRSSAIAQAGKIKLEGFIAWLAWLFIHILYLSGFKNRFFVFVQWTWSYLSFHRGARLIIGKKWRFYSDDD, encoded by the coding sequence ATGAAAAAAGTCGTCATAATTGGAGGCGGTTTTGCGGGGATTAACGCCGCGCGTAATCTAGGTAATAAAGAAGGCTTTGACGTCACTTTAATCGACCGACGTAATCATCATTTATTTCAACCTTTATTGTATCAAGTTGCGATGGCGGGCTTAAGTCCCGCAGATATTGCGGCTCCTATTCGAACGATCTTGAAAAAATATAAGAATATCAAAGTCGTAATGGATTATGCGAAAAAAATTGATCCAGAAGACAAGAAAGTTATTTGTAAAGCAGGTGAATATGATTTTGATCTCTTGATCATGGCTTGTGGGGCTCGACATTCGTATTTTGGCCACAATGAGTGGGAGAAATATGCGCCGGGCTTAAAAACAATCAATCAAGCCACTGAGATTCGCCGTCGCGTTTTTATGGCTTTTGAAAAAGCTGAAAAGACTGAAAACGATCTTGAAATGAGCAAGCATCTTACCTTTGTTATTGTGGGTGCTGGACCAACTGGTGTGGAGCTCGCCGGGGCAATTGGCGAGATGAATCGCTATACACTTGGTGATGAGTTTAGTCAGTTGGATGTGAGTAAAACACGCGTGCTCTTAATTGAGGCTGGGCCGAGGATTTTGGCGGCATTTGATGAAGATCAATCACAGCGAGCGCAAAGTGACTTAGTCAAATTGGGTGTTGATGTTCGCCTTGGTCAAGCAGTAACTCATATTGATGATCAATGCGTTAAATTGGGTGATGAAACGATTCAAACAAGCACGGTTTTATGGGCGGCAGGAGTGGAAGCGAGCCGTTTAGGTAAAAGTCTACCCGTAGAATTAGATAGAGCTGGGCGAGTCCCCATCGAAGAAGACCTAAGCATGAAGCAGTTTCCCTATATCTTTGTGGCTGGCGATCAAGCCAATTTTACAGGTAAAGATGGACGTCCTCTTCCGGGCATGGCACCCGTTGCCATGCAACAAGGGCGATATTTAGCGAAGCTCTTAGTGGCTCGCGAGAAAGGCAAGGATATTGGGGGCTTTAAGTATGTGGATAAGGGGAAAATGGCCACGATTGGAAGGAGCTCAGCGATTGCTCAAGCGGGTAAGATTAAACTTGAGGGCTTTATTGCTTGGTTAGCTTGGCTATTTATTCATATTCTTTATCTGAGTGGCTTTAAAAACCGCTTCTTTGTCTTTGTTCAATGGACGTGGTCATACTTAAGTTTTCATCGTGGCGCCCGCTTAATCATCGGCAAAAAATGGCGTTTCTATTCGGACGACGATTAA
- a CDS encoding helix-turn-helix domain-containing protein: MDNTPNDNQYRHLLTLRETAQFLRVNIKTVRKYIKEDRLECLRVSPKKIYVSWAQLNKFLRSCLAEYEKEDLKKELDRITKNCKRKKDDR; encoded by the coding sequence ATGGATAATACACCTAATGATAACCAATACAGGCATCTACTCACGTTACGTGAGACGGCACAATTCCTTAGAGTCAATATTAAGACAGTTCGCAAATATATAAAAGAAGATAGATTGGAATGCCTACGTGTAAGCCCTAAGAAAATCTATGTCAGTTGGGCACAGTTAAATAAATTCCTAAGATCATGCTTAGCTGAGTACGAGAAGGAAGACTTAAAGAAGGAACTTGATCGGATCACAAAAAATTGTAAGAGGAAGAAAGATGACCGATGA
- a CDS encoding MYG1 family protein has translation MSTDPSPEQEVTIGTHNGFFHADDCLAVAALTMIYPKHKIIRSRDKQILSTCDFLVDVGGIYDEESNRFDHHFSNGPAYNDGLLMSSFGLVWQKFGEQICGLREIKENIQSSLVRPVDAADNGVAIHCRQRGAPEVNMLSLSAVLAVMNPGSIDQADDVFLEQVTWCRRLIGRFIDNSRQRIESREMVRHAFAYAEKKNTNFMELPGSMKWEEALYSLDRTHKIYFVVFPHNNQWYLRCVSRTPHSYTPRKRLPAEWAGLRDDEFSRVLGISDGVFCHHAAFVCAAKSRQSILKVAEMALSYTHVH, from the coding sequence ATGTCTACAGACCCAAGCCCCGAACAGGAAGTCACCATTGGAACACACAATGGCTTTTTCCACGCCGACGACTGCCTGGCTGTTGCAGCCCTCACAATGATCTATCCTAAGCACAAGATCATTCGTTCGCGCGACAAACAAATTTTATCTACCTGCGATTTCTTAGTCGACGTAGGTGGTATCTACGATGAAGAAAGCAATCGCTTTGACCATCACTTCTCTAATGGCCCCGCTTATAATGATGGCCTACTCATGTCTTCTTTTGGCCTCGTTTGGCAAAAATTTGGCGAACAGATTTGCGGACTTCGCGAAATCAAGGAAAACATCCAAAGCTCACTCGTCCGCCCCGTGGATGCCGCCGATAATGGCGTTGCTATACACTGCCGTCAGCGTGGAGCCCCCGAAGTCAACATGCTCTCCCTTTCCGCTGTACTCGCGGTCATGAATCCAGGCTCCATCGATCAAGCAGATGACGTGTTTTTGGAACAAGTTACTTGGTGTCGTCGACTCATAGGTCGATTTATTGACAACTCTAGGCAACGCATTGAATCCCGAGAAATGGTTCGCCACGCCTTTGCTTATGCGGAGAAAAAGAATACCAACTTCATGGAGCTCCCCGGCTCAATGAAATGGGAAGAAGCTCTCTATTCCCTGGATCGCACTCACAAAATCTACTTCGTTGTCTTTCCCCATAACAATCAGTGGTACCTACGTTGCGTGAGTCGCACACCCCATAGCTACACACCACGTAAGCGATTACCTGCTGAATGGGCTGGCCTTCGAGATGATGAATTCTCTCGTGTTCTAGGAATCTCAGATGGCGTTTTCTGCCACCATGCAGCCTTTGTATGCGCAGCAAAGTCACGCCAATCAATCCTCAAAGTAGCCGAAATGGCCCTCTCCTACACCCACGTTCATTAA